Proteins from one Salmonella bongori NCTC 12419 genomic window:
- a CDS encoding ABC transporter permease, which yields MFSAVYRYRGFIIDSVKRDFQSRYQTSFLGVAWLILQPVAMISVYTLIFSELMRTRLAGMEGPFAYSIYLCSGVLTWGFFTEMLNNLVNIFLTNANILKKMSFPRICLPIIITASAFINFLIIFGLFVAFLLMTGNFPGWIFFDIIPVLIIQTLFTLGLGIILGVLNVFVRDVGQFVNILLQFWFWFTPIVYVSKTLPEWVSGLLTYNPMASIISAYQKVILYQQHPDWMTLFPVTIVSLILFLFAWRLFKKHSADIVDEI from the coding sequence ATGTTTTCAGCGGTTTATCGTTATCGTGGTTTTATTATTGATAGTGTGAAGCGGGACTTTCAGTCTCGTTATCAAACCAGCTTTTTAGGCGTGGCGTGGCTTATTTTACAACCCGTTGCCATGATTTCCGTGTATACGCTTATTTTTTCAGAACTCATGCGTACACGTTTAGCCGGTATGGAAGGCCCCTTTGCCTATAGCATCTATTTATGTTCGGGTGTACTAACCTGGGGCTTTTTTACTGAAATGCTGAATAATCTGGTCAACATATTTTTGACCAACGCGAATATTCTTAAAAAGATGAGCTTTCCACGTATTTGCTTACCCATCATCATTACTGCCTCAGCCTTTATTAATTTCTTAATTATATTTGGTTTGTTTGTTGCGTTTTTACTGATGACCGGTAATTTTCCTGGGTGGATCTTTTTTGACATTATTCCTGTACTGATAATCCAGACCCTGTTCACTCTCGGACTGGGGATTATCCTGGGAGTACTGAACGTTTTTGTCCGCGATGTTGGGCAATTCGTGAATATTCTGCTGCAATTCTGGTTCTGGTTTACACCTATTGTTTATGTCTCAAAAACTCTGCCGGAATGGGTATCAGGTCTTTTAACCTATAACCCGATGGCGTCGATTATTAGCGCATATCAGAAAGTTATTCTCTACCAACAACATCCTGACTGGATGACGCTTTTTCCGGTTACCATTGTGTCCCTTATTTTGTTTTTATTTGCCTGGCGATTATTTAAAAAACATTCTGCTGATATTGTGGACGAGATTTAA
- a CDS encoding glycosyltransferase family 4 protein, which produces MKIIFATESIKYPLTGIGRYSFELVKRLAVASDIEELKLFHGTTFIEKIPQIQNKWNNKLSHHNRFSAFLRRQSVLIEAYLIMHPRRQARALRDYKDYIYHGPNFYLPHRLERAVATFHDISIFTCPQYHPQARVRYMEKSLRESLSSAKIILTVSEFSRQEIIRLFNYPAERIVTTPLACSSDYIPRSSKECQPILQKYQLEWQRYGLYIGTMEPRKNIRGLLQAYQLLPMEVRMRYPLILSGYRGWEDDILWQIVEKSQREGWLRYLGYIPDNHLPYLYAAARTFIYPSFYEGFGLPVLEAMSCGIPVVSSNVTSLPEVTGDAGLLSDPNDIDAISAHILQSLQDEQWRDMAIARGGAQARQFSWENCTAQTINAYKLI; this is translated from the coding sequence ATGAAAATAATATTTGCAACTGAATCAATTAAATATCCATTAACGGGTATCGGACGTTATTCATTTGAACTGGTCAAGCGTCTTGCTGTCGCCAGTGACATTGAAGAGTTAAAACTTTTTCATGGCACTACATTTATTGAAAAAATTCCCCAGATACAAAATAAATGGAATAACAAACTTAGCCATCATAATCGCTTTTCAGCTTTTTTACGCCGCCAGTCAGTGTTAATTGAGGCTTACCTTATTATGCATCCACGCCGCCAGGCGCGAGCATTGCGTGATTATAAAGACTATATTTACCATGGCCCTAACTTTTATCTGCCGCATCGGCTTGAGCGCGCCGTGGCGACATTTCATGATATTTCAATATTTACCTGCCCGCAATATCATCCGCAAGCGCGGGTTCGTTATATGGAGAAATCGCTGCGTGAAAGTTTATCTTCGGCAAAAATAATCTTGACGGTTTCCGAATTTTCTCGTCAGGAAATAATACGCTTGTTTAACTATCCTGCTGAGCGAATTGTTACGACCCCCCTCGCCTGCAGTAGCGATTATATCCCTCGTAGTTCGAAAGAATGTCAGCCGATATTACAAAAATATCAGCTGGAGTGGCAACGGTACGGACTCTATATTGGCACCATGGAGCCACGAAAAAATATTCGCGGTCTGCTACAGGCATATCAGTTGTTACCAATGGAAGTGCGTATGCGATATCCATTAATTCTCAGTGGTTATCGTGGCTGGGAAGACGATATTCTTTGGCAGATTGTCGAAAAAAGTCAGCGTGAAGGCTGGTTGCGCTATTTAGGTTATATTCCTGATAACCATCTTCCATATTTATACGCGGCAGCCAGAACGTTTATTTATCCTTCCTTTTATGAGGGGTTTGGATTGCCTGTGCTTGAAGCTATGTCCTGCGGTATTCCGGTCGTGAGCTCTAATGTCACCTCACTGCCTGAAGTAACAGGAGACGCGGGATTATTATCCGACCCCAACGACATAGATGCGATAAGCGCTCATATTTTACAAAGCCTGCAGGATGAACAGTGGCGAGACATGGCCATTGCGCGGGGGGGCGCTCAGGCCCGGCAGTTTTCATGGGAAAACTGCACAGCCCAGACCATCAATGCCTACAAACTAATTTAA
- a CDS encoding class I SAM-dependent methyltransferase, whose amino-acid sequence MTTHLAKLVSELPEIYQTIFGHPEWDGEAARDCNERLGLITQQYGYLSRELGRPLRVLDLGCAQGFFSFSLAARGASVVGVDFQQENIHVCQALADENPDLDVSFRIGRIEDTIEALKADQFDLAIGLSVFHHIVHLHGVTKVKRLLSHLASCTQAMILELAVKEEPLFWRFSQPQDPRELIEQCAFYRLIGQFNTHLSLVPRPMYLISNTRVILEDFNQPFERWQDHPYSGAGFAHKKSRRYYFGENYVCKVFYYSPPNNLLTDEEGQRNREELSNEAEILTHPPREFKTPALLAYGNNDHFGWLVMEKLSGRLLSDMLRAGEALDREKILQSLLVELVKLEKQGLWHDDIRLWNIMVDDQQKASLIDFGSIVNIPRDCSWPLNIFQSFFIFVNELFDEQRSWKQLWRSAPIHPFNLPQPWSNWLYAVWQKPVNAWSFTLLEQLFKTKDRLPVPESNISAIEQWIVAQETVLLENQTRQRDEAAHREQLSQQLYQLNTQVSQLQQDMVALAQARTESETFVAPETGPESLPTEIATLQEQLAAAHREIDHLSNINNELCHEIAKIHHSRSWRMTRGYRYAGLQIYLLRQYGFSLRCKHLIKRSLQFVFSFLRKHPNVKHSVGNALHKLGLYQPAYQLYRRMNPLPESHEQANEHKASHTELQILHPEWLPPAVHEIYLKLTKNK is encoded by the coding sequence ATGACTACTCACTTAGCTAAATTAGTTAGCGAACTCCCTGAAATTTATCAGACAATTTTTGGTCATCCTGAATGGGATGGCGAAGCTGCGCGTGATTGTAATGAAAGACTGGGGCTGATTACTCAGCAGTACGGCTATTTATCACGTGAACTCGGGCGTCCATTGCGGGTGCTCGATCTTGGTTGTGCTCAGGGCTTCTTTAGTTTTAGCCTCGCCGCCAGGGGGGCAAGCGTTGTCGGCGTAGATTTTCAACAAGAGAATATTCATGTTTGCCAGGCGCTGGCGGATGAGAATCCGGATCTGGATGTCTCTTTCCGGATTGGACGAATTGAAGATACTATCGAGGCGCTAAAAGCAGACCAGTTTGATCTTGCTATTGGCTTGAGTGTTTTCCACCATATTGTGCACCTTCATGGCGTGACAAAGGTTAAACGGTTACTGTCGCACCTGGCTAGCTGCACACAAGCGATGATCCTTGAATTAGCAGTAAAAGAAGAGCCATTGTTCTGGCGTTTTTCTCAGCCACAGGATCCTCGTGAATTGATTGAACAATGCGCGTTTTACCGCTTGATTGGGCAATTTAATACTCATCTTTCTCTCGTTCCGCGACCTATGTACCTGATAAGCAATACACGTGTGATCCTGGAGGATTTCAACCAGCCATTTGAACGCTGGCAGGATCACCCCTATTCAGGAGCCGGTTTTGCGCATAAGAAGAGCCGACGTTACTATTTTGGCGAAAATTATGTCTGTAAGGTTTTCTATTATAGCCCTCCTAACAATTTATTAACCGATGAAGAGGGACAACGTAATCGGGAAGAATTAAGTAACGAAGCGGAAATACTTACCCATCCGCCGCGAGAATTTAAAACACCTGCATTGTTGGCATATGGCAATAATGATCACTTTGGCTGGCTGGTAATGGAAAAATTATCAGGTCGTCTGTTAAGTGATATGCTGAGAGCAGGTGAAGCCCTCGATCGTGAAAAAATTTTACAATCGTTGCTCGTGGAGCTGGTTAAACTGGAAAAACAAGGGTTGTGGCATGATGATATCCGTCTCTGGAATATCATGGTCGACGACCAGCAAAAAGCCTCCCTGATTGACTTTGGATCTATTGTTAACATTCCGCGAGACTGTAGCTGGCCGCTAAATATTTTTCAGTCCTTCTTTATTTTCGTTAATGAATTGTTTGATGAGCAGCGAAGCTGGAAGCAATTATGGCGTTCCGCACCGATACATCCCTTTAATTTACCGCAGCCATGGTCGAATTGGTTATATGCTGTATGGCAAAAACCGGTTAATGCATGGAGCTTTACCCTACTGGAGCAGTTATTTAAAACCAAAGATCGCCTTCCAGTGCCGGAAAGTAATATCAGCGCCATTGAGCAATGGATTGTTGCTCAGGAGACAGTATTACTGGAAAATCAAACCCGCCAGCGTGATGAAGCCGCGCATCGTGAACAACTGAGCCAGCAGCTATATCAACTTAATACGCAAGTGAGCCAGCTTCAGCAAGATATGGTAGCGCTGGCACAGGCAAGGACAGAATCTGAGACGTTTGTCGCGCCTGAAACTGGGCCCGAATCGTTGCCGACTGAGATCGCTACATTACAGGAGCAGTTGGCGGCTGCCCACCGAGAAATTGATCATTTAAGTAATATAAACAATGAGCTGTGCCATGAAATAGCCAAAATTCATCACAGCCGCTCATGGCGGATGACCCGGGGTTACCGTTATGCTGGCCTACAGATTTATTTGCTGCGGCAGTATGGTTTTAGCCTGCGTTGTAAGCATCTGATTAAACGATCTCTGCAATTTGTATTTTCGTTCCTGCGTAAACATCCCAACGTGAAGCATAGTGTGGGAAACGCTTTGCACAAACTGGGACTTTATCAGCCTGCATACCAGCTTTACCGCCGAATGAATCCGTTACCGGAAAGCCATGAGCAGGCCAATGAACACAAGGCTTCGCACACCGAACTGCAGATACTGCATCCTGAATGGTTACCCCCAGCAGTGCATGAAATTTATCTCAAACTAACTAAAAATAAGTAA
- a CDS encoding glycosyltransferase produces the protein MRVLHVYKAYYPDTYGGIEQVIYQLSQGCARRGITTDVFTFSPNKDSGPVNYEDHRVIYNKQFIEVASTPFSLQAMKRFKRIKDDYDIINYHFPFPFMDMLHLSARPDAKTVVTYHSDIVKQKRLMKLYQPLKQYFLSSVDCIVASSPNYVASSQTLQQYLDKTVVIPFGLQQHPVQHDPQRLAYWREKVGENFFLFVGTFRYYKGLHVLLDAAERSQLRVVIVGGGPLEAEVLREAARRGLQNVIFTGRLNDEDKYILLHLCRGVVFPSHLRSEAFGITLLEGARFARPLISCEIGTGTSFINQDKVNGCVIPPHDCAALVKAMNELSHNDEIAARYGKNSRRRFEEMFTAEHMLDAYINLYTTLLEQKF, from the coding sequence TTGAGAGTTTTGCACGTCTACAAGGCCTATTATCCTGATACCTATGGGGGTATTGAGCAGGTCATTTACCAATTGTCTCAGGGGTGTGCCCGGCGGGGGATAACTACCGATGTATTTACTTTTAGCCCGAATAAAGATAGTGGTCCTGTAAATTATGAAGATCATCGCGTCATTTATAATAAACAATTTATTGAGGTCGCTTCCACGCCGTTTTCTCTGCAAGCAATGAAACGTTTTAAAAGAATTAAAGATGACTACGATATTATTAATTACCATTTTCCATTTCCATTTATGGATATGCTACATTTGAGTGCGCGTCCTGATGCCAAAACGGTCGTCACTTATCATTCTGATATCGTAAAACAAAAGCGGTTAATGAAATTATATCAGCCGTTAAAGCAGTATTTTCTTTCAAGCGTTGACTGTATCGTTGCTTCATCTCCTAACTATGTGGCTTCCAGCCAGACGTTACAACAATACCTTGACAAAACCGTGGTCATTCCTTTTGGTCTGCAACAACATCCTGTTCAGCACGACCCACAGCGTCTGGCGTATTGGCGCGAGAAGGTTGGCGAGAATTTTTTTCTCTTTGTCGGCACGTTCCGCTATTACAAGGGATTGCACGTTTTACTGGATGCTGCTGAACGAAGCCAATTGAGGGTCGTTATTGTTGGAGGCGGGCCGCTGGAAGCTGAGGTGCTCCGGGAAGCGGCGCGACGAGGCCTACAAAACGTCATTTTTACCGGCCGGCTCAATGATGAAGATAAATATATTCTTCTTCATCTTTGTCGTGGCGTCGTTTTTCCGTCACATCTGCGATCTGAAGCTTTTGGCATTACGCTGCTGGAGGGGGCGCGATTCGCAAGACCGCTTATTTCCTGTGAGATAGGTACCGGAACATCATTTATCAACCAGGATAAAGTTAACGGCTGCGTGATACCACCACACGACTGTGCTGCGTTGGTAAAGGCGATGAATGAACTCTCGCATAATGATGAAATCGCCGCACGCTACGGTAAAAACTCGCGTCGTCGCTTTGAAGAGATGTTTACTGCCGAGCATATGCTTGATGCTTACATTAATCTCTATACCACTTTATTGGAACAAAAATTCTGA
- a CDS encoding ABC transporter ATP-binding protein — MSIKVQSVGKAYKYYSSKWDRVIEKLLPGDKTWHSKKWVLKNISFTIEPGESVGIVGVNGAGKSTLLKLLTGTTQPSKGSINIRGRVAALLELGMGFHPDFTGTQNVYMSGLMMGLNREDIERLMPEIEAFADIGDYIREPVRIYSSGMLMRLAFAVATAARPDILIVDEALSVGDSRFQAKCYARIADFKKQGTTLLLVSHSVGDIVKHCDRAIFLKEGDICMDGAARDVTNRYLDELFGKPDKSPSSRTKHKEEENDPTINMSPEETADIYHTRPGYRPEEYRWGQGGAKIVDYCIQSNGEAFPPSLISAQQTDFIMKVVFEHDFDCVVPGLLIKTLDGLFLYGTNSFLATEGRETISVSRGDVRVFKFSLPINLNSSDYLLSFGISEGNPQTDMTPLDRRYDSIILHVTRNMDFWGVIDLKATFNSYP, encoded by the coding sequence ATGAGTATTAAAGTTCAGAGCGTCGGCAAGGCGTATAAATACTATTCATCAAAATGGGATCGGGTGATTGAAAAGTTACTGCCAGGAGATAAAACGTGGCATAGTAAAAAATGGGTCCTGAAAAATATTAGTTTCACTATAGAGCCTGGAGAATCTGTTGGTATTGTTGGCGTAAATGGCGCAGGTAAAAGTACGCTGTTGAAATTGCTCACTGGCACTACGCAACCATCTAAGGGGTCCATTAATATTCGGGGAAGAGTTGCGGCGCTTCTTGAATTAGGTATGGGGTTCCATCCTGACTTTACTGGTACTCAGAACGTCTATATGTCCGGATTGATGATGGGGTTAAACCGTGAAGACATTGAGCGTTTAATGCCGGAAATTGAAGCTTTTGCCGATATTGGTGATTATATCAGGGAGCCTGTACGCATCTATTCAAGTGGTATGCTTATGCGCCTTGCCTTTGCCGTCGCCACGGCTGCGCGCCCGGATATATTGATCGTTGATGAAGCACTTTCTGTGGGGGATTCGCGTTTCCAGGCTAAATGTTACGCCCGTATCGCTGATTTTAAAAAACAGGGGACGACGTTACTGTTGGTTTCGCATAGCGTCGGCGATATTGTTAAACACTGTGATCGCGCCATCTTCCTGAAAGAGGGGGATATTTGTATGGACGGCGCGGCACGCGATGTAACTAACCGCTACCTTGACGAGTTATTCGGTAAGCCTGATAAAAGCCCGTCCAGCCGGACAAAACATAAAGAAGAGGAAAACGACCCGACGATCAATATGTCTCCGGAAGAGACCGCCGATATTTATCATACTCGTCCGGGATACAGGCCGGAAGAATATCGCTGGGGGCAGGGGGGGGCGAAGATCGTCGATTACTGTATTCAAAGCAATGGCGAAGCTTTCCCTCCGTCACTTATCAGCGCTCAGCAGACTGATTTTATAATGAAAGTCGTTTTTGAACACGATTTCGACTGTGTAGTACCGGGGTTATTAATCAAAACATTGGATGGATTGTTTCTGTACGGCACAAATTCTTTTCTTGCCACTGAAGGACGCGAAACTATTTCCGTATCCCGCGGTGATGTCCGGGTATTTAAATTCAGCCTTCCGATCAACTTAAACAGTAGTGATTATTTGCTCTCATTCGGTATTTCCGAAGGGAATCCGCAAACCGATATGACCCCGCTCGACAGGCGCTATGACTCCATCATATTACATGTCACCAGAAATATGGATTTCTGGGGAGTTATCGACCTTAAAGCAACATTTAATAGCTACCCATAA
- a CDS encoding glycosyltransferase family 4 protein: MHILIDVQGLQSESKFRGIGRSTLAMSRAIIQNSGDHRVSILINGMYPIDNINHVKKAYRDILTDEEMFIFSAVGPTAYCNTDNHDRSKAAFAARDIAIANINPDIVYVINFFEGHSDSYSISIPADNVPWKTVCVCHDLIPLLNRDYYLRDPNFREFYMNKLAEFGHADAFFAISQSAVQELIEYTNISSSRIHNISSAVGEEFCAREYSADEISELKRKHHLPDEFILTLAMIEPRKNIEALLKAYSQLPKTLQQRYPMVLAYKVNADDLERILSLAESYGLSRNQLIFTGFLADDDLIALYTLCKLFVFPSLHEGFGLPPLEAMRCGAATLGSNVTSLPEVIGWDEAMFDPRDVNDIRQLMEKALTDDAFFSALKAHALTQSAKFSWANTARLAIDGFSRLLNEKEDNVSLSVAEVCASRFATIQAIDTLSEVDRIGLAWAIARNSFKSHKRKLLVDISVLVKHDAKTGIQRVSRSILSELLKSGVEGYEVSAVYYTPGECYRYANAYLSTHFNGEFGSDEPVLFSKDDILLVTDRTEHLFPTGSTPIDHIRSAGAFVCFLVHDILPIRRPEWSIEGIQREFPIWLSHLAEHADRLICVSASVAEDVKRWIAENDHWVDVNPLLEVSHFHLGADLDNSLPTMGMPENADELLAEMAVEPSFIMVGTIEPRKGHAQTLAAFEQLWRKGKNYNLFIVGKQGWKVDALCECLRHHPQLNKRLFWLQNISDEFLSKLYAQSRALIFASLGEGFGLPLIEAAQKKLPVIIRDIPVFKEIAQEHAFYFSGESPGNIAKAIEEWLILYRQNIHPRSENINWLTWKESTQFLLKSLPIRRSAADK; this comes from the coding sequence TTGCACATTTTGATTGATGTCCAGGGATTACAGTCGGAAAGTAAGTTCCGTGGTATAGGACGCAGTACTCTGGCAATGAGTCGTGCCATTATTCAAAATTCAGGCGATCATCGCGTTAGTATTTTGATAAATGGCATGTATCCCATTGACAATATTAATCATGTCAAAAAAGCGTATCGTGATATTTTAACCGATGAGGAGATGTTTATCTTTTCCGCAGTCGGTCCAACCGCCTATTGTAATACCGATAATCATGATCGTAGCAAAGCGGCATTTGCTGCAAGAGATATTGCGATCGCGAATATCAATCCTGATATTGTGTACGTCATTAACTTTTTTGAGGGGCATAGTGATAGTTATTCTATCTCCATACCTGCCGATAATGTGCCGTGGAAAACGGTTTGTGTATGTCATGATTTGATTCCGTTACTGAATAGAGATTACTATCTTCGTGATCCAAATTTCCGTGAGTTTTATATGAATAAACTGGCGGAGTTCGGGCACGCTGATGCCTTCTTTGCCATTTCTCAATCTGCGGTGCAGGAGCTTATTGAATATACAAATATCTCCTCATCTCGCATCCATAATATATCTTCTGCGGTTGGCGAAGAGTTTTGTGCTCGGGAGTACTCGGCAGACGAGATTTCGGAGCTGAAAAGAAAGCATCATCTTCCTGATGAGTTTATTTTGACACTGGCGATGATCGAGCCGCGGAAAAATATTGAAGCGCTACTCAAGGCTTATAGCCAGCTACCAAAAACTCTACAGCAGCGTTACCCAATGGTATTGGCATATAAAGTAAATGCGGATGATTTGGAACGTATCTTGTCCCTGGCGGAAAGTTACGGACTATCCCGTAATCAGCTTATCTTTACCGGTTTTCTGGCTGATGATGATTTGATTGCGCTCTATACGTTGTGCAAGCTGTTTGTATTTCCATCGCTGCATGAGGGCTTCGGTTTGCCGCCGCTGGAAGCGATGCGCTGCGGGGCCGCGACGCTGGGTTCTAATGTAACCAGCCTGCCGGAAGTTATTGGCTGGGATGAAGCGATGTTCGATCCGCGGGACGTCAACGATATTCGGCAGTTGATGGAAAAAGCGCTTACCGATGATGCCTTTTTCTCCGCTCTGAAAGCGCATGCTTTAACGCAGTCGGCGAAATTTTCATGGGCTAATACAGCGAGGCTGGCTATCGACGGTTTTAGTCGGTTACTGAACGAGAAGGAAGACAATGTTTCTCTCTCTGTTGCTGAAGTTTGCGCTTCCCGGTTTGCAACAATACAAGCAATTGACACCCTGAGCGAGGTTGACCGTATTGGACTGGCCTGGGCAATAGCGCGTAATAGCTTTAAAAGCCATAAGCGCAAGCTGTTGGTGGATATCTCTGTACTGGTGAAACATGATGCAAAGACCGGCATTCAACGCGTATCGCGCAGTATTCTTAGCGAACTGCTGAAGTCTGGTGTCGAGGGGTATGAGGTCAGTGCTGTTTATTACACACCGGGCGAATGCTACCGGTATGCTAATGCCTATCTTTCCACACATTTTAACGGTGAATTCGGTTCTGATGAGCCCGTGTTATTCAGTAAAGATGATATTCTCCTCGTCACCGATCGGACTGAACATCTGTTCCCGACAGGGAGTACGCCAATTGACCATATCCGTTCAGCCGGTGCATTCGTTTGTTTCCTGGTGCATGACATTTTACCCATAAGAAGGCCCGAATGGAGTATTGAAGGCATTCAACGTGAATTTCCTATTTGGCTGTCCCACCTTGCGGAGCATGCTGACCGACTGATCTGCGTCTCAGCGAGTGTGGCGGAAGACGTAAAGCGCTGGATTGCCGAAAACGACCACTGGGTAGACGTTAACCCCTTGCTGGAGGTGAGTCATTTTCATCTTGGCGCTGACCTGGATAATAGTCTGCCCACCATGGGTATGCCGGAAAATGCCGATGAGTTACTGGCAGAAATGGCAGTTGAGCCGTCTTTTATTATGGTTGGCACCATCGAACCAAGGAAGGGACATGCACAAACGCTGGCCGCTTTTGAGCAACTGTGGCGAAAGGGTAAAAATTATAATCTCTTTATCGTTGGTAAACAGGGGTGGAAGGTTGATGCGTTGTGCGAATGTTTACGCCATCATCCGCAACTAAATAAGAGACTGTTCTGGTTACAGAATATTAGTGATGAGTTTTTATCGAAACTGTATGCGCAATCGCGTGCGCTGATTTTCGCTTCTTTAGGAGAGGGGTTCGGTTTACCGTTGATTGAGGCCGCACAGAAGAAATTACCGGTGATTATTCGCGATATTCCAGTATTTAAAGAAATTGCGCAAGAGCACGCATTTTATTTTTCCGGAGAATCGCCGGGAAATATTGCAAAAGCTATTGAAGAATGGTTGATTCTTTATCGACAAAATATTCACCCGCGCTCGGAGAATATTAATTGGCTAACCTGGAAAGAAAGCACTCAATTTCTTCTGAAAAGTTTGCCGATTAGACGATCAGCGGCGGATAAATGA